The following proteins are co-located in the Microcystis wesenbergii NRERC-220 genome:
- a CDS encoding Rpn family recombination-promoting nuclease/putative transposase, protein MFDNICKFIAENFSDDLATWLLGSPLSLTVLDPTELQLDPIRADSLIFLQSEQLILHTEFQTDPNSKIPFRMLDYRIRVYRRHPQKQMRQVVIYLRRSDSPLVQENTFRLGETFHSFQVIRLWEENTPQFFHHPGLLPFAVLSNTDDPEQVLSQVSRSLETISEKQVQSNLAAATSILAGLVLNRETIKKILRSDIMRESVIYQDILEEGEEKGLQKGKEEKARQIALKMLSAGFSVPEIARFTDLSPDAIEQLQRRNTHDV, encoded by the coding sequence ATGTTTGATAATATTTGTAAATTTATCGCCGAAAACTTCTCCGATGATCTAGCCACTTGGTTATTGGGTTCTCCCCTCTCCTTAACCGTCCTCGACCCGACGGAATTACAATTAGACCCCATTCGTGCCGATTCTCTGATTTTTTTGCAGTCAGAGCAACTAATTCTCCATACCGAATTTCAAACCGACCCCAACTCCAAAATTCCTTTCCGAATGCTCGATTATCGCATTCGCGTCTATCGTCGTCATCCCCAAAAACAAATGCGTCAAGTGGTAATTTATCTGCGACGCAGCGACTCTCCCCTAGTACAAGAAAATACTTTCCGTCTGGGGGAAACCTTTCATTCCTTCCAAGTCATCCGTCTTTGGGAAGAAAATACACCACAATTTTTCCATCATCCCGGTTTATTACCCTTTGCCGTCCTCAGCAATACCGATGACCCCGAACAGGTGTTAAGTCAGGTGTCCCGTTCTTTAGAAACTATCTCTGAAAAACAGGTGCAAAGCAATCTCGCTGCCGCCACCAGTATTCTCGCTGGGTTAGTATTAAATCGAGAGACGATTAAAAAAATCCTTCGGAGTGACATTATGAGAGAATCCGTCATCTATCAAGATATTTTAGAGGAAGGCGAGGAAAAGGGACTACAAAAAGGTAAAGAAGAAAAAGCTCGACAAATCGCCCTAAAAATGCTATCTGCTGGTTTTTCTGTCCCAGAAATAGCCCGATTTACCGATTTATCCCCCGACGCGATCGAGCAATTACAAAGACGAAACACTCACGATGTTTGA
- the dapB gene encoding 4-hydroxy-tetrahydrodipicolinate reductase, producing MTENRGPIPVVVNGAAGKMGREVIKAVARADDMILVGAVDRNPAFRGQDVGEVAGCEPLEVPILDDLQSVLVLATQEKVQGVMVDFTHPDGVYDNTRSAIAYGVRPVVGTTGLSAAQLQDLAEFAEKASTGCLVIPNFSIGMVLLQQAAMQASRYFDHVEIIELHHNQKADAPSGTAIKTAELLAELGKTFNPAQVSEKETIPGARGGLTAENIRIHSVRLPGLIAHQEVIFGSPGEIYTLRHDTSDRSCYMPGVLLSIRKVTQLQSLVYGLEKIL from the coding sequence ATGACCGAAAATAGAGGCCCGATTCCCGTAGTTGTCAACGGTGCAGCCGGCAAAATGGGACGGGAAGTCATTAAAGCCGTTGCTCGTGCCGACGATATGATCTTAGTGGGTGCAGTGGATCGAAATCCAGCTTTTCGAGGTCAGGATGTGGGAGAAGTGGCTGGTTGTGAACCCCTAGAAGTGCCGATTCTCGACGATTTGCAGAGTGTTTTAGTCCTGGCAACTCAGGAAAAAGTGCAGGGGGTGATGGTGGATTTTACCCATCCCGACGGTGTTTATGACAATACCCGCAGTGCGATCGCCTATGGAGTGCGTCCCGTGGTGGGAACTACGGGATTATCGGCGGCACAACTGCAAGATTTAGCCGAATTTGCCGAAAAAGCCAGCACCGGCTGTTTAGTTATCCCCAATTTTTCCATTGGCATGGTTTTACTACAACAGGCTGCTATGCAAGCATCTCGCTACTTTGATCATGTAGAAATTATCGAACTGCATCACAATCAAAAAGCAGACGCACCCAGTGGCACAGCGATTAAAACCGCCGAATTACTGGCCGAATTAGGTAAAACCTTTAATCCTGCCCAAGTTTCCGAAAAAGAAACCATCCCCGGCGCTAGAGGCGGTTTAACTGCTGAGAACATCCGTATTCATAGCGTGCGTCTACCCGGTTTAATTGCCCACCAGGAAGTCATTTTCGGTTCCCCCGGGGAAATCTATACCCTTCGTCATGATACCAGCGATCGCTCCTGTTATATGCCGGGGGTTCTCCTCTCTATCCGCAAAGTTACTCAGCTGCAATCCCTCGTTTACGGTTTAGAAAAAATCCTCTAA
- a CDS encoding YcjF family protein, translated as MKLPRLATLIIGLSFIFGLMLWLVNSIYRLYIQIAFTAPILANILLLLIIGLLGLLIYVLLYYFYLLPQRPKSRRGLHSSSRPPLKLPVEKTEAAGETLKAVRQQVEQIQDKVTQQVFIKRSQEIERSLARKEVKIIVFGTGSAGKTSLINALIGQMVGNVEATMGTTEKGETYSLKMKGVNREIQITDTPGILEIGAAGGQREQLARQLATEADLLLFVIDNDIRQSEYGPLLRLIDIGKRSLLVFNKIDLYSDEDREMILKQLRERLKGVILSADIIAVTANPQPVQLTGGQIITPEPDILALIKRLASVLRAEGEDLVADNILLQSQRLGEEARKIIDRQRRRQADKIIDRYQWIGAGVIAVTPLPVFDLLATAAVNAQMVREIGQVYGCEINSDRGKELAVSLGKTLVSLGVVKGAVELLARILQLNFTTYIVGKAIQGVSAAYLTRIAGKSFIEYFRQDQDWGDGGMTEVVQRQFQLSRKEEFIKSFVADAIGKVVQPFQDDWQQEEVLEASREDDW; from the coding sequence ATGAAATTACCCCGTCTTGCCACTTTAATCATTGGTCTGAGCTTTATTTTCGGATTAATGTTGTGGTTAGTCAACTCTATCTATCGTCTTTACATCCAGATCGCCTTTACCGCTCCTATCTTAGCTAATATTCTGCTTTTGCTGATTATCGGACTGCTGGGCTTGCTGATATACGTTCTTTTATACTACTTTTATCTGCTGCCCCAGCGCCCAAAAAGTCGCCGCGGGTTGCATTCTTCCTCCCGTCCACCCCTAAAATTACCGGTAGAAAAAACCGAGGCTGCCGGGGAAACCTTAAAAGCTGTCCGGCAACAAGTGGAGCAAATTCAAGATAAAGTAACTCAACAGGTTTTTATTAAGCGTTCCCAAGAAATTGAGCGAAGTTTAGCCAGAAAAGAAGTTAAAATCATTGTTTTCGGCACGGGATCGGCGGGAAAAACCTCCCTAATTAACGCCCTCATCGGTCAAATGGTGGGCAATGTGGAGGCAACCATGGGAACCACGGAAAAAGGGGAAACCTATAGTTTAAAAATGAAAGGTGTGAATCGGGAAATTCAAATTACCGATACCCCCGGCATTCTCGAAATTGGTGCGGCCGGAGGTCAAAGGGAACAGTTAGCGCGACAATTAGCCACGGAAGCAGATTTACTTTTATTTGTCATCGATAACGATATTCGCCAATCGGAATATGGCCCTTTATTGCGTTTAATTGATATTGGTAAACGCTCTCTCTTAGTCTTTAATAAAATCGATCTCTATAGCGACGAAGATCGAGAAATGATTTTAAAACAATTACGAGAACGGCTAAAAGGAGTGATCCTTTCCGCCGATATTATTGCTGTTACCGCTAATCCCCAACCAGTACAGTTAACCGGTGGACAAATCATCACACCGGAACCGGATATTTTAGCTTTAATTAAACGTTTAGCTTCAGTTTTACGGGCCGAAGGGGAGGATTTAGTGGCGGATAATATCCTCTTACAATCCCAAAGATTAGGAGAAGAAGCTAGGAAAATTATCGATCGCCAACGTCGTCGCCAAGCTGATAAAATTATCGATCGCTATCAGTGGATCGGTGCGGGAGTGATTGCGGTGACTCCCTTACCAGTGTTCGATCTGTTAGCAACGGCGGCGGTTAATGCTCAAATGGTCAGGGAAATTGGTCAAGTTTATGGCTGTGAAATTAACAGCGATCGAGGTAAAGAATTGGCTGTATCTTTAGGCAAAACTCTAGTTAGTTTGGGAGTGGTGAAAGGAGCAGTAGAATTATTAGCCAGAATCCTACAGTTAAATTTTACTACCTATATAGTCGGTAAGGCAATTCAAGGGGTCAGTGCCGCCTATTTAACTCGCATTGCTGGCAAAAGTTTTATTGAATATTTCCGTCAGGATCAAGACTGGGGTGACGGTGGTATGACGGAAGTGGTACAAAGACAATTTCAACTTAGTCGCAAGGAAGAATTTATTAAGTCTTTTGTGGCCGATGCGATCGGTAAAGTGGTACAACCTTTTCAGGATGATTGGCAGCAAGAAGAAGTTTTAGAAGCTAGTCGCGAGGATGATTGGTAA
- the rsfS gene encoding ribosome silencing factor has translation MTNPTGIITPIAENLKTEKFLETIVTAAEDKKAGDIAILKVADICYLTDYFLIITGYSTTQVRAIEDAIEAAMELEWQQSPRQVEGKSEGSWILMDYGDIIVHIFLPKEREFYNLEAFWGHAQRIPLPSDHLEE, from the coding sequence ATGACCAATCCCACTGGAATTATTACCCCCATCGCCGAAAATCTCAAGACCGAAAAATTTCTGGAGACAATTGTTACCGCTGCCGAGGACAAGAAAGCAGGGGACATCGCCATCCTGAAAGTCGCCGATATCTGTTATTTAACCGATTATTTTCTGATTATTACCGGCTATTCTACCACTCAAGTGCGAGCGATCGAGGATGCGATCGAAGCCGCTATGGAACTAGAATGGCAACAATCCCCCCGACAAGTGGAAGGAAAAAGCGAAGGTAGCTGGATCCTGATGGATTATGGCGATATCATTGTCCATATCTTTTTACCAAAAGAGCGAGAATTTTATAATTTAGAAGCATTTTGGGGTCATGCTCAACGGATTCCTCTACCTAGCGACCATTTGGAGGAGTAG
- a CDS encoding type II toxin-antitoxin system YafQ family toxin, translating into MTKLKNVIDKLLQKQELEPKYKDHALMGNWNGYRDCHLEPDWLLIYKITDTHLFLVRSGSHIEGGSRRGSVAILLNR; encoded by the coding sequence ATGACCAAACTGAAAAATGTCATTGATAAATTACTTCAAAAGCAAGAACTAGAACCTAAATACAAAGATCACGCTTTGATGGGAAACTGGAATGGATATAGGGATTGTCACCTAGAACCAGACTGGCTTTTAATTTATAAAATCACAGACACCCATCTTTTTTTAGTGCGCTCTGGTTCCCATATTGAAGGCGGTTCGCGGAGGGGAAGCGTGGCAATCTTGCTTAACCGATAG
- a CDS encoding CGLD27 family protein, translated as MKSSLDFCPVPEEQQPVNEYEQLKESWFFRWATLDVASYTKKIVWLWLWTWLIVGPIAAASFPLKKAPFLFSCAGIFGSTILVGLVLLRLYLGWIYVYDRLQSEKVFYEESGWYDGQIWTKTAAILTRDRLIVSYQIQPILRRLQKTALILGAIVAISGLFWLFFTH; from the coding sequence ATGAAATCCTCCCTTGATTTCTGTCCCGTCCCGGAAGAACAGCAACCGGTTAACGAGTACGAACAATTAAAAGAATCTTGGTTTTTCCGTTGGGCGACGCTAGATGTAGCCTCTTATACAAAAAAAATTGTCTGGTTATGGTTATGGACATGGTTAATTGTCGGACCGATTGCCGCCGCTAGTTTTCCCCTCAAAAAAGCCCCTTTTCTCTTCTCCTGTGCGGGGATTTTTGGCTCGACAATTTTGGTAGGATTGGTGTTATTGCGCTTGTATTTAGGCTGGATCTACGTCTATGACCGCTTGCAATCGGAGAAAGTATTTTATGAGGAGTCGGGTTGGTACGATGGCCAAATCTGGACAAAAACCGCCGCCATTTTAACCCGCGATCGTTTAATCGTCTCTTATCAAATCCAGCCCATTCTCCGGCGTTTACAAAAAACCGCCCTGATTCTAGGGGCAATTGTCGCTATCAGTGGTCTTTTCTGGCTATTTTTCACTCACTAA
- a CDS encoding Rpn family recombination-promoting nuclease/putative transposase, with protein MLNLPPETVNHYQFSSLEVKQLAFRLDGVFLPDNLNDPIYFVEVQFQKDERFYSRFFSEIFLYFHQSESNNNWQGVIIYPHREIENSPKSHYQEFFESGRVNCYYLNQLDEGDSLGVKVLQLIVESEPNTLAQGKELIQQVRQQFQESLKRQDILELIETILIYKLPKLNRKEIEKMFSLSDLRETKVYQEALEEGREEGELSAKKSLILRQLNLKLGSIPLKLEQKIKQLNPNQLDNLALALLNFSDWEDLHQWLN; from the coding sequence TTGCTCAATCTTCCCCCAGAAACCGTCAATCATTATCAATTTTCCTCCCTAGAAGTTAAACAACTCGCTTTTCGTTTAGATGGGGTTTTTCTTCCCGATAACCTGAATGATCCGATTTACTTTGTTGAGGTACAATTCCAAAAAGATGAACGGTTTTACTCGCGCTTTTTTAGTGAAATATTTCTCTATTTTCATCAGAGTGAGAGTAATAACAATTGGCAAGGGGTGATCATTTATCCTCATCGGGAAATTGAAAACAGTCCCAAATCTCATTATCAAGAATTCTTTGAGTCAGGCCGAGTTAACTGTTATTATCTGAATCAGTTAGATGAGGGGGATTCTCTGGGGGTAAAAGTGTTACAATTAATTGTGGAATCGGAACCAAACACCTTAGCCCAAGGAAAAGAACTGATTCAACAGGTTAGACAACAATTCCAGGAGTCTTTAAAAAGACAAGACATTCTCGAATTAATTGAGACAATTCTCATTTATAAATTGCCCAAATTAAACCGTAAGGAGATAGAAAAAATGTTTAGTTTAAGTGATTTAAGAGAAACTAAGGTCTATCAAGAAGCTTTGGAGGAAGGCAGAGAAGAAGGAGAATTATCCGCTAAAAAAAGCCTAATTTTGCGTCAGCTAAACTTAAAACTAGGTTCTATTCCTTTAAAGTTAGAACAAAAAATTAAACAGTTAAATCCTAATCAATTGGATAATTTAGCCCTTGCTTTATTGAATTTTTCGGATTGGGAAGATTTGCACCAATGGTTAAATTAA
- a CDS encoding glycosyltransferase family 39 protein: MHYIPSFKKFQIAVPDLLVVAVCIVSFIFSVIESKLNTDAHHWGLMYANAIDLVRGSIPFKEIFIQYGILTTIIQGFSLVIFGNKAISVGIITGLFYSCSLYISYLLWQKIISKNRASFSTILMFLLQGYIVYPWSNYFSYTFLLICLLLLSNGRSKNSRILVYCVAGIFFALNVLSRQTAFGPTIVPIYLYFLLELVESSKEERKTFIKKIVLFHLGVMAIFAIFFVYLYHTSSLQDWYLQNFTILNLYEDSSGGVKNLIFGFLKKMFISPILTFDIRGIIYILNLCNSIFWIQAILAKVFRKNLPVTNREKVIFLLASISLFGYAQALYKLSVFRLQNSSSIGLGLLTLSGFEMTSKLLKWQRYIILGIICAMSVYLSGTLGGLKFSSVYYNWPKYLFSGRLQQPENIDIFQGKLFNTRVKSYYESLVKEIDSYKSSVPYIINLTRDSYILYLSNNFRKVQSSPFYDIYDRRLNDMILLDEQQKIDNLIARENAIYIAHLRKIEDFRSIPSNYCIVYQAQKPREVPFMPKDIFLVVPRKIAKDCLTINIKSSKDKGV; the protein is encoded by the coding sequence ATGCATTATATTCCCTCATTCAAAAAATTCCAGATCGCAGTTCCAGATCTACTGGTAGTGGCGGTGTGTATTGTAAGCTTTATTTTTAGCGTTATCGAATCAAAACTTAATACGGACGCTCACCATTGGGGGCTTATGTACGCGAATGCCATAGACTTGGTTCGCGGATCGATACCTTTTAAAGAAATATTTATTCAATACGGAATTCTAACGACGATAATTCAGGGTTTCTCTTTAGTTATCTTCGGCAATAAAGCGATCTCAGTCGGTATTATTACTGGATTATTTTACTCTTGTAGCTTGTACATATCGTATTTACTCTGGCAGAAAATCATCAGTAAGAACCGCGCCAGTTTTTCTACAATTTTGATGTTTTTATTGCAGGGGTATATTGTTTATCCGTGGTCTAATTACTTTTCTTATACTTTTTTGTTAATCTGTTTACTACTTTTGTCTAATGGTCGCTCAAAAAATTCACGGATTCTCGTATATTGTGTAGCGGGTATTTTTTTCGCCCTAAATGTGCTATCTAGACAAACCGCTTTTGGTCCAACAATAGTACCGATTTACTTGTATTTCTTGCTAGAACTTGTCGAGTCTTCAAAGGAAGAAAGGAAAACATTTATCAAAAAAATAGTATTATTTCATTTAGGAGTTATGGCGATCTTTGCAATATTTTTTGTTTATCTTTATCACACTTCATCTTTGCAAGATTGGTATCTTCAAAACTTTACTATTTTAAATCTTTACGAAGATTCTTCGGGAGGAGTAAAAAACCTAATTTTTGGATTCTTAAAAAAAATGTTTATTTCACCAATACTAACATTCGATATTAGAGGAATAATCTATATATTAAATTTATGCAACTCGATATTTTGGATACAGGCAATACTGGCGAAAGTTTTTAGAAAGAATCTGCCGGTTACAAATCGGGAAAAAGTTATTTTTTTACTTGCCAGTATTTCTCTATTCGGGTACGCGCAAGCTCTATATAAACTCAGCGTTTTTCGCTTACAGAATTCCTCCTCGATCGGTTTGGGATTGCTAACCCTTTCTGGCTTTGAAATGACCTCAAAATTACTCAAATGGCAACGGTATATTATCTTAGGTATTATCTGCGCTATGAGCGTATATCTTAGCGGCACCCTAGGTGGGTTAAAATTTTCTAGTGTTTACTACAACTGGCCGAAATATCTATTCAGTGGCAGACTTCAGCAACCCGAAAACATAGATATATTTCAAGGAAAACTTTTTAATACTAGAGTTAAAAGTTATTATGAATCCTTGGTAAAAGAGATCGATTCCTATAAATCAAGTGTTCCGTACATTATCAACCTAACCCGTGACTCGTATATTCTTTACCTATCGAATAATTTTAGAAAAGTTCAGTCTTCTCCTTTCTACGATATATACGATCGGAGACTCAATGATATGATCCTACTAGACGAGCAACAAAAAATCGATAATCTCATCGCCAGAGAAAACGCTATTTATATAGCTCACTTACGGAAAATCGAAGACTTTCGATCGATTCCAAGTAACTACTGTATTGTTTATCAGGCTCAAAAACCGAGAGAAGTTCCATTTATGCCCAAAGATATTTTTCTCGTAGTTCCCCGAAAAATCGCCAAGGATTGCTTGACAATTAATATCAAATCGTCAAAAGATAAGGGAGTATAA
- a CDS encoding Rpn family recombination-promoting nuclease/putative transposase, producing MFDNICKFIAENFSDDLATWLLGSPLSLTVLDPTELQLDPIRADSLIFLQSEQLILHTEFQTDPNSKIPFRMLDYRIRVYRRHPQKQMRQVVIYLRRSDSPLVQENTFRLGETFHSFQVIRLWEENTPQFFHHPGLLPFAVLSNTDDPEQVLSQVSRSLETISQKQVQSNLAAATSILAGLVLNRETIKKILRSDIMRESVIYQDILEEGEEKGLQKGRQEGLQEGKEEKARQIALKMLSAGFSISEIARFTDLSPATIEELQSRDD from the coding sequence ATGTTTGATAATATTTGTAAATTTATCGCCGAAAACTTCTCCGATGATCTAGCCACTTGGTTATTGGGTTCTCCCCTCTCCTTAACCGTACTCGACCCGACAGAATTACAATTAGACCCCATTCGTGCCGATTCTCTGATTTTTTTGCAGTCAGAGCAACTAATTCTCCATACCGAATTTCAAACCGACCCCAACTCCAAAATTCCTTTCCGAATGCTCGATTATCGCATTCGCGTCTATCGTCGTCATCCCCAAAAACAAATGCGTCAAGTGGTAATTTATCTGCGACGCAGTGATTCCCCCCTAGTACAAGAAAATACTTTCCGTCTGGGGGAAACCTTTCATTCCTTCCAAGTTATCCGTCTTTGGGAAGAAAATACACCACAATTTTTTCATCATCCCGGTTTATTACCCTTTGCCGTCCTCAGCAATACCGATGACCCCGAACAGGTGTTAAGTCAGGTGTCCCGTTCTTTAGAAACTATCTCCCAAAAACAGGTGCAAAGCAATCTCGCTGCCGCTACCAGTATTCTCGCCGGGTTAGTATTAAATCGAGAGACGATCAAAAAAATCCTTCGGAGTGACATTATGAGAGAATCCGTTATCTATCAAGATATTTTAGAGGAAGGCGAGGAAAAGGGACTACAAAAAGGACGACAAGAAGGATTGCAAGAAGGCAAAGAGGAAAAAGCTCGACAAATTGCTCTAAAAATGCTATCTGCTGGTTTTTCTATCTCAGAAATCGCTCGATTTACCGATTTGTCCCCTGCAACTATCGAGGAATTACAATCGAGAGACGACTAA
- a CDS encoding protein kinase domain-containing protein yields MLPGSSRLPPQRIEKLISQLVDALETVHEQGIYPLDIKPENIVISGEDKVVLIDHLSNFWYARLMERLSAIPCMVGSVELKNPRVLYRYF; encoded by the coding sequence TTGCTGCCGGGCAGCTCTCGTTTACCTCCGCAAAGAATCGAGAAATTAATCAGTCAATTGGTGGACGCATTAGAAACAGTTCACGAGCAAGGAATTTATCCTCTTGATATTAAACCAGAAAATATTGTAATCTCTGGCGAGGATAAAGTAGTTTTGATCGATCATTTGAGCAACTTTTGGTATGCTCGATTAATGGAAAGGCTTTCAGCAATTCCTTGCATGGTAGGTTCGGTAGAACTAAAAAATCCGAGGGTTTTGTATCGATACTTTTGA
- a CDS encoding Rpn family recombination-promoting nuclease/putative transposase translates to MLNLPPETVNHYQFSSLEVKQLAFRLDGVFLPDNLNDPIYFVEVQFQKDERFYSRFFSEIFLYFHQSELSQNWQGVIIYPHREIENSPKSRYQEFFESGRVNCYYLNQLDEGDSLGVKVLQLIVESEPNTLAQGKELIQQVRQQFQESLKRQDILELIETILIYKLPKLNRKEIEKMFSLSDLRETKVYQEALEEGREEGREEGREEGELSAKLNSIPRLSALGLTIEQIAQALDLDIEQVQQVIEVQN, encoded by the coding sequence TTGCTCAATCTTCCCCCAGAAACCGTCAATCATTATCAATTTTCCTCCCTAGAAGTTAAACAACTCGCTTTTCGTTTAGATGGGGTCTTTCTTCCCGATAACCTGAATGACCCGATTTACTTTGTTGAGGTACAATTTCAAAAAGATGAACGGTTTTACTCACGCTTTTTTAGTGAAATATTTCTCTATTTTCATCAAAGCGAGTTAAGCCAGAATTGGCAAGGGGTGATCATTTATCCTCATCGGGAAATTGAAAACAGTCCCAAATCTCGTTATCAAGAATTCTTTGAGTCAGGCCGAGTTAACTGTTATTATCTGAATCAGTTAGATGAGGGGGATTCTCTGGGGGTAAAAGTGTTACAATTAATTGTGGAATCGGAACCAAACACCTTAGCCCAAGGAAAAGAACTGATTCAACAGGTTAGACAACAATTCCAGGAGTCTTTAAAAAGACAAGACATTCTCGAATTAATTGAGACAATTCTCATTTATAAATTGCCCAAATTAAACCGTAAGGAGATAGAAAAAATGTTTAGTTTAAGTGATTTAAGAGAAACTAAAGTCTATCAGGAAGCTTTAGAGGAAGGCAGAGAGGAAGGTAGAGAGGAAGGCAGAGAGGAAGGAGAATTATCCGCTAAATTAAACTCTATTCCCCGTTTATCAGCCTTAGGATTAACTATAGAACAAATTGCCCAAGCCCTAGATTTAGATATTGAACAAGTACAACAAGTCATTGAGGTACAAAATTGA
- the yqeK gene encoding bis(5'-nucleosyl)-tetraphosphatase (symmetrical) YqeK translates to MRQQVIDWLKENVNEHRLRHILGVETMCIDLARHHDLDTVQAGQAGLMHDLAKFFKPKKLLKMAESAGIDVDNICASHPHLLHADVSAVVAQKEFNVTDEEILEAIRNHTLGKPNMSDLSCIVFIADALEPNRGDTPELNALRQLSYQNLHKSVQQTCDYSLKYLLSSHCPIHPRTVLTRNWALQIVKEQPTETKTID, encoded by the coding sequence ATGCGACAGCAAGTTATCGACTGGTTAAAAGAAAACGTCAACGAACACCGTCTGCGCCATATTCTTGGTGTGGAGACCATGTGTATTGATTTAGCTCGTCATCACGATCTCGATACCGTCCAAGCTGGGCAAGCCGGGTTAATGCACGATCTAGCCAAATTTTTCAAGCCCAAAAAACTGCTAAAAATGGCGGAATCGGCGGGAATAGACGTGGATAATATCTGTGCATCCCATCCCCACTTACTCCACGCCGATGTCAGTGCAGTTGTCGCCCAAAAAGAATTTAACGTTACCGACGAGGAAATTCTCGAAGCAATTCGCAATCATACCCTCGGTAAACCCAATATGAGTGATCTTAGCTGTATAGTCTTTATTGCCGATGCCTTGGAACCCAATCGCGGCGATACACCCGAATTAAACGCCCTACGACAACTCAGCTATCAAAATCTCCATAAAAGCGTTCAACAAACCTGCGATTATTCCCTAAAATATCTTTTAAGTAGCCATTGTCCCATTCATCCCCGCACCGTGCTAACGCGCAACTGGGCGTTACAAATTGTTAAAGAACAACCAACGGAAACTAAAACCATTGATTAA
- a CDS encoding asparaginase, translating into MNRVKRSPTHRLEIHLLREGIIESVHHVEAAICDDRGRVLSTAGSAETSAFIRSALKPFQALAVISTGTLERYDLNDKDLAIICSSHQGTVEHARQVFNILWRADIDPNALQCPLPEGKPSRLQYNCSGKHAGMLAVCQQRGWPLNSYLRRSSQIQKLILSKIAELLGMPGDELISAHDDCGAPTYSMQLGQMAHLYAQLASGNRLDLERIVRAMTYHPRMVAGEGAFDTELMRVSQGEIVSKAGAEGIQCIGRVGEGLGLAIKALDGSKRAKYAAALQILKQLGWITPNVAESLSEKFLKIGSYTRLEVVGEMALL; encoded by the coding sequence ATGAATAGGGTAAAACGTTCACCAACCCACCGCTTAGAAATTCATCTCCTCCGGGAAGGTATTATTGAATCGGTCCATCATGTCGAGGCCGCTATTTGCGATGACCGCGGCCGGGTATTATCCACCGCCGGCAGCGCCGAAACTAGCGCCTTTATTCGTTCGGCCCTGAAACCTTTTCAAGCACTGGCTGTCATCAGTACCGGCACCCTCGAACGCTACGATCTCAACGATAAGGATCTAGCCATTATCTGTAGTTCTCACCAAGGCACGGTGGAACACGCCCGTCAAGTCTTTAATATTCTCTGGCGTGCCGATATCGATCCCAACGCTCTGCAATGTCCCCTCCCCGAAGGTAAACCCAGTCGCCTCCAGTACAATTGTTCTGGTAAACACGCCGGGATGTTAGCAGTGTGTCAACAGCGCGGCTGGCCGTTAAATAGCTATCTCCGGCGCTCTAGTCAGATACAGAAGCTAATTCTCAGCAAAATTGCCGAACTATTGGGGATGCCGGGGGATGAATTAATCAGCGCCCACGATGACTGCGGTGCGCCCACCTATTCAATGCAGTTGGGGCAAATGGCCCATCTCTACGCCCAGTTAGCCTCTGGCAACCGTTTAGACTTAGAAAGAATCGTCCGGGCGATGACCTATCATCCCCGCATGGTAGCAGGGGAAGGGGCTTTTGATACGGAATTAATGCGGGTTAGCCAAGGGGAAATCGTCAGTAAAGCCGGGGCCGAAGGGATTCAATGTATTGGGCGCGTCGGTGAGGGTTTAGGATTAGCAATTAAAGCCCTAGATGGTTCCAAACGGGCTAAATATGCCGCCGCTTTGCAAATTCTCAAACAGTTAGGCTGGATTACTCCCAATGTGGCCGAATCTCTCTCGGAAAAATTCCTCAAAATCGGCAGTTATACCCGCTTGGAAGTGGTGGGGGAAATGGCTTTGTTATAA